The Mucilaginibacter mallensis genome has a segment encoding these proteins:
- a CDS encoding GH92 family glycosyl hydrolase, translated as MRKILLTAFVLSGQLLFAQTNKPGNLIQYVNPFIGTGAVDTNSLSGSNFPGPTTPFAFVQLSPDTRDAPDDPASGYDYNDKTIVGFSHTHLSGTGVADLFDVLLMPTTGAVKLDPGKVEVKGSGYRSTFSHQQESAKPGYYQVMLKDYGINAELTSTSHVGLHRYTFPKSDSAHIIIDLNHSLDKKRSYWQCHIIGAEIRVVNNTTIEGYRILTGWAKLRKVYFHAEFSKPFTSTVLANGRRSVENMPIINGTSLRAALNFNTTDNEQILVKVALSPVSIQNARLNMQAELAGWDFDQVSKQSASQWETELGKIKVDGTLQQKQIFYTGLYHAFTQPNNVADVNGDYQASDLTIGNAPDKAHYSTFSLWDTYRAAHPLYTFIQPEKTAAFINSMIRQYDTYGYLPIWQLWGDENYCMIGNHAIPVITDAILKGIPGINIDKAYEAIKASATTDHPGSPFTTWEKYGYIPEDIESQSVSITVEMAYDDWCVAQLAKKLGKTADYEHFMKRSAFYKNLYNPKTGFFQARNKDGKWVTPFNPLDYGGNGGSPYTEANAWQYAWYVPQNVPDLIKLMGGNQSFSAKLDTFFSLANKPGDVNGNASGFIGQYAHGNEPSHHIAYLYDYAGQPWKTQFYVAKVLNELYNNSSSGYQGNEDCGQMSSWYTFSAMGFYPVNPANGVYAIGSPILKNAVMQLSNGKTFSVTVKNSSPANCYIQSVKLNGVAYHKAYITQLDIMNGGKLDFVMGAKPNKSWGTKPDDVPPMWGYTN; from the coding sequence ATGAGAAAAATATTGTTAACCGCCTTTGTACTTTCAGGGCAGTTATTATTCGCACAAACTAACAAACCGGGCAATTTAATTCAATATGTAAACCCTTTTATTGGCACTGGAGCTGTGGATACAAACAGCCTTTCAGGTAGTAATTTTCCGGGGCCAACAACGCCGTTTGCCTTTGTCCAATTGAGCCCGGATACGCGTGATGCGCCGGACGACCCGGCATCTGGTTACGATTATAATGATAAAACCATAGTCGGTTTTAGTCATACCCATTTAAGCGGTACCGGTGTAGCCGACTTGTTTGACGTTTTATTAATGCCTACCACTGGTGCGGTTAAGCTGGATCCTGGTAAAGTCGAAGTTAAGGGAAGCGGCTATCGTTCCACTTTTTCGCATCAGCAGGAATCAGCCAAACCAGGCTATTACCAGGTAATGCTGAAAGATTATGGTATTAATGCGGAGCTGACCTCCACCTCGCATGTAGGGTTACACCGTTATACTTTTCCAAAGAGTGACAGCGCGCATATTATTATTGATTTGAACCATTCGCTGGATAAAAAAAGGAGTTACTGGCAATGTCACATTATTGGCGCCGAAATACGGGTAGTGAATAACACAACAATTGAAGGCTACCGTATTTTAACCGGCTGGGCAAAGTTGCGCAAGGTTTATTTCCATGCTGAATTCTCCAAACCATTCACCAGCACCGTGCTGGCTAATGGCCGCAGAAGTGTTGAAAATATGCCGATAATTAATGGCACTTCGCTAAGGGCAGCCTTAAACTTTAATACAACTGATAACGAACAGATATTAGTAAAAGTAGCCCTTTCGCCGGTTAGCATACAGAATGCCCGCTTAAATATGCAGGCGGAACTAGCAGGTTGGGATTTTGACCAGGTGAGTAAACAAAGTGCAAGCCAATGGGAAACAGAATTGGGAAAGATAAAAGTTGACGGCACCCTGCAACAAAAACAGATATTTTATACTGGTCTGTACCACGCCTTTACTCAGCCAAATAATGTGGCAGATGTTAATGGCGATTACCAGGCATCAGACCTTACAATTGGTAATGCACCGGATAAGGCGCATTATTCTACTTTTTCCTTATGGGATACTTACAGGGCCGCGCACCCGCTGTATACTTTTATTCAGCCTGAGAAAACAGCTGCATTTATTAACAGCATGATAAGGCAATATGATACCTATGGCTACCTGCCCATATGGCAATTATGGGGCGACGAGAATTATTGTATGATAGGTAACCACGCCATCCCGGTAATTACCGATGCCATACTAAAAGGTATCCCCGGTATTAATATTGATAAGGCTTATGAAGCAATAAAGGCATCTGCAACTACGGATCATCCCGGTTCGCCATTTACCACATGGGAAAAGTACGGCTATATACCTGAAGATATTGAATCACAATCGGTATCTATAACAGTTGAAATGGCCTATGATGATTGGTGCGTAGCGCAGTTAGCCAAAAAACTAGGCAAAACTGCGGATTATGAGCATTTTATGAAGAGATCAGCTTTTTACAAAAATCTTTATAATCCTAAAACCGGTTTCTTCCAGGCCAGAAATAAGGATGGTAAATGGGTTACCCCATTCAACCCGCTGGATTATGGCGGTAACGGCGGTAGCCCTTATACCGAAGCCAATGCCTGGCAATATGCTTGGTATGTACCGCAAAATGTGCCCGATCTGATCAAATTGATGGGAGGTAATCAATCATTCTCCGCTAAATTGGATACCTTCTTTTCTTTGGCTAACAAGCCGGGTGATGTAAACGGAAACGCATCTGGCTTTATAGGTCAGTATGCACATGGTAATGAGCCAAGCCATCACATCGCTTATTTGTATGATTATGCGGGGCAGCCATGGAAAACCCAGTTTTATGTAGCTAAGGTTTTAAACGAGTTGTATAACAATTCTTCATCAGGTTATCAGGGTAATGAAGATTGTGGGCAGATGTCGTCATGGTACACTTTTAGTGCGATGGGCTTTTACCCGGTAAACCCGGCAAACGGTGTTTATGCTATTGGCTCGCCTATATTAAAGAATGCTGTTATGCAATTGAGCAATGGGAAAACT